The following proteins are encoded in a genomic region of Aerococcaceae bacterium DSM 111021:
- the eutA gene encoding ethanolamine ammonia-lyase reactivating factor EutA yields MAKLLSVGIDIGTSTTQMILSELVIENTSSSFSVPSISITDKEVIYKSDIIFTPIGDDNLIQADKIQQFVSDQYKKAGITSEEIQTGAIIITGETVRKENSRAVADVLSGYAGDFVVATAGPDLESIIAGKGSGAYSYSEKNRCVTMNYDIGGGTTNLVVFDDGVTIDTACFDIGGRLIKVDKQNVIGYISPKYTDIINKEGIQLKVGQKIDLAELDKLFDIVVEVLENLAGIGEKNKYFDLLVTNKSLKTLQVPDYISFSGGVADFIDREKKDNLFQFGDVGILLGQRIKKSKIFNQFNVLESAETIRATVVGAGSHTTSVSGSTIMYKGDLFPLKNIPVVKISPEETSQANLSEVIDQKIQWFEVEEDTKTVAISFEGDKNPSYAYIQRLADSIVDGVGKLIQQDYPIIIIIKEDMAKALGHNLFSKLPKGYQFICIDSVIVNDGDYIDIGQPISNGQALPVVIKTLVFN; encoded by the coding sequence ATGGCAAAATTGTTAAGTGTTGGAATTGATATTGGAACATCGACGACACAGATGATTTTATCTGAGCTTGTTATTGAAAATACGTCATCATCATTTTCTGTTCCAAGCATTAGTATTACAGATAAAGAAGTTATCTATAAAAGTGATATTATTTTTACACCTATTGGTGATGACAATTTAATTCAAGCGGATAAGATACAACAGTTTGTTTCTGACCAATACAAGAAAGCAGGTATTACGTCAGAGGAAATTCAAACGGGTGCGATTATTATTACAGGAGAGACGGTTCGAAAAGAAAACTCAAGAGCCGTCGCGGATGTGCTAAGTGGTTATGCAGGTGACTTTGTGGTCGCAACTGCAGGACCTGACTTAGAAAGTATTATTGCTGGTAAAGGATCAGGAGCTTATAGCTACTCTGAGAAGAATCGGTGCGTCACGATGAATTATGACATCGGAGGAGGAACAACTAACTTAGTTGTCTTTGATGATGGGGTAACCATTGATACAGCATGTTTTGACATTGGCGGTCGCTTAATTAAAGTGGATAAGCAAAATGTAATCGGCTACATTTCACCGAAGTATACCGACATTATTAATAAAGAAGGTATTCAGCTTAAAGTGGGTCAAAAAATAGACCTCGCTGAATTAGATAAGCTGTTTGATATTGTCGTTGAAGTGTTGGAGAACTTAGCAGGTATTGGTGAAAAAAATAAATATTTCGACTTATTAGTGACGAATAAATCATTGAAAACCTTACAAGTTCCAGATTACATATCATTTTCTGGTGGGGTAGCAGATTTCATTGATCGTGAGAAGAAAGATAATCTTTTTCAGTTTGGAGATGTTGGTATTCTTCTTGGTCAAAGAATAAAGAAATCCAAGATATTCAATCAGTTCAATGTATTAGAAAGTGCAGAAACCATTCGAGCGACTGTTGTCGGTGCAGGATCACATACAACAAGTGTGAGTGGCAGTACCATAATGTACAAAGGGGATTTATTCCCCCTAAAGAATATACCTGTTGTTAAGATATCACCCGAAGAAACGTCGCAAGCGAATCTTTCAGAAGTCATTGATCAAAAAATTCAGTGGTTTGAAGTAGAAGAAGATACGAAAACAGTTGCGATTTCTTTTGAAGGAGATAAGAATCCAAGTTACGCCTATATACAACGTTTGGCAGACAGTATCGTTGATGGTGTTGGGAAGTTAATTCAACAAGACTATCCGATTATTATCATTATTAAAGAGGATATGGCAAAAGCTTTAGGACATAACTTATTCTCAAAATTACCTAAGGGTTATCAATTCATCTGTATTGACAGTGTTATCGTTAATGACGGGGATTATATCGATATTGGTCAACCGATATCGAATGGGCAAGCTTTACCAGTTGTAATAAAAACTTTAGTGTTTAACTAA
- a CDS encoding histidine kinase N-terminal domain-containing protein: protein MNNKYSSQGQIMEDIQRLGRKYTALSNNEIEYLINYANNLELGPEYQKHDVFIDVWNPIANEAIVVWHRKPFQSKSIYKEKIVGRIALRKDEPGPIRTLLTGQPSMNLFAVSQEGVSIKQTAYPIHYQDKVLGVIIFEEEYFDEMDSKHTEREQVDLTTLQRVTSHTIFDELDEIIMIFNPTGKLVYYNREAQKFYKEIGYLNPIHDLNYDNLALDFSRFNKIKQLEDGEVKQSEVVFWKFYLSKKIYKDGMGNFVQILNNKTKQKETEMIIEKELVTVQEIHHRVKNNLQTIVSLLRLQARRTDSQEAQKALDESINRVLSIATTHELLSTKKVDTINLKEVINSIVSNLLYSFASKKYVQIIKEIEATIDLDFDLAVPVGLIINEIVQNSLEHAFVGLDPSAKEFEVRIKIVEEDGLIRMNISDNGIGFDKKKVFKHNLGLQIVTSFVESKLNGLIVFEPNNPGTFVRINFKNTTSKVKRVI from the coding sequence ATGAATAATAAGTACTCAAGTCAAGGACAAATTATGGAAGATATTCAACGATTAGGACGTAAATATACAGCTCTATCGAACAATGAAATTGAGTATTTAATCAATTATGCCAATAACTTAGAATTAGGGCCAGAATATCAAAAACACGATGTTTTTATTGATGTCTGGAATCCGATTGCGAATGAAGCGATTGTCGTTTGGCACCGTAAACCATTCCAAAGTAAGTCAATTTATAAAGAGAAGATTGTAGGACGAATTGCCTTAAGAAAAGATGAACCAGGTCCAATAAGAACATTATTGACTGGTCAACCATCGATGAATTTATTCGCAGTGTCTCAAGAAGGCGTGTCAATTAAGCAAACTGCTTATCCGATTCATTATCAAGATAAAGTTCTCGGGGTTATTATCTTTGAAGAAGAGTACTTTGATGAGATGGATTCAAAACACACAGAGCGCGAACAAGTTGATTTAACAACACTTCAACGTGTCACTAGTCATACTATATTCGATGAACTAGATGAAATCATCATGATATTCAATCCAACAGGAAAGTTAGTTTATTATAACCGTGAAGCTCAAAAGTTCTATAAAGAGATAGGTTATTTGAATCCAATCCATGATTTAAACTATGATAATTTGGCTTTAGATTTCTCTAGATTCAACAAGATTAAACAGTTAGAAGATGGAGAAGTTAAACAGAGTGAAGTAGTTTTCTGGAAGTTTTACTTATCTAAGAAGATTTATAAAGATGGTATGGGAAATTTTGTTCAAATCTTAAACAATAAAACAAAACAAAAAGAAACTGAAATGATTATTGAAAAAGAATTAGTGACCGTTCAAGAGATTCACCATCGGGTGAAGAATAATCTTCAGACAATTGTTTCTCTATTAAGATTACAAGCACGTAGAACAGATTCACAAGAAGCGCAGAAGGCATTAGATGAAAGTATCAATAGAGTCTTATCAATAGCAACAACACATGAGCTATTATCTACTAAAAAAGTAGATACGATCAATTTAAAAGAAGTCATAAATTCTATTGTAAGTAATTTATTGTATTCCTTTGCTTCTAAAAAGTATGTTCAAATTATTAAAGAGATTGAGGCAACGATTGATCTAGACTTTGATTTGGCAGTGCCTGTTGGTTTAATCATTAATGAGATTGTCCAGAATTCATTAGAACATGCTTTTGTGGGACTTGATCCGAGCGCCAAAGAGTTTGAAGTTAGAATTAAGATTGTTGAAGAGGATGGCCTAATTCGAATGAACATCTCAGATAATGGTATCGGTTTCGATAAGAAGAAGGTATTCAAACATAATCTAGGACTGCAGATTGTGACGAGTTTTGTCGAAAGTAAGTTGAATGGGTTAATTGTATTTGAGCCAAATAATCCAGGAACATTTGTAAGAATTAATTTTAAAAATACAACTAGCAAAGTTAAAAGAGTGATATAA
- a CDS encoding response regulator encodes MKRILIVDDEPLLRLDLKEMLKQANYEVVGEATDGFEAIAMSKELEPDLIIMDIKMPLLDGLTASKKIMAEGTTSGIILLTAYSDDAFIQKAKEFGALGYLIKPLHERALIPMVELSLSKGQEFKRMSGEIKRLNTKLNERKVIEKAKGKLMDLENISEDEAYKKIREISMNKRVSMMEIAETLVLIDE; translated from the coding sequence ATGAAACGGATTTTAATTGTTGATGATGAACCATTATTAAGACTAGATTTAAAGGAAATGTTGAAACAAGCTAATTATGAAGTAGTTGGCGAAGCGACGGATGGTTTTGAAGCCATCGCAATGAGTAAAGAATTGGAACCAGATCTTATTATTATGGATATCAAAATGCCGCTTTTGGATGGGTTAACAGCATCAAAAAAGATTATGGCAGAAGGAACAACGTCAGGCATTATATTACTAACAGCTTATAGTGATGATGCATTCATCCAAAAGGCCAAAGAATTTGGTGCTTTAGGCTATTTAATTAAACCATTACACGAAAGAGCTTTGATTCCAATGGTTGAGTTATCTCTATCTAAAGGTCAAGAATTCAAACGTATGTCTGGTGAAATTAAACGTCTGAATACAAAGCTTAATGAACGAAAAGTCATTGAAAAAGCAAAAGGTAAGCTGATGGATCTAGAGAATATATCTGAAGATGAAGCATATAAAAAGATACGTGAAATTAGTATGAATAAACGTGTGTCAATGATGGAGATAGCTGAAACACTGGTGCTAATTGATGAATAA
- the eutS gene encoding ethanolamine utilization microcompartment protein EutS, translating into MDIERVIQEYVPGKQITLAHIIANPDDEVYVKIGVTQSNKKAIGIMTITPSETAIIAVDLAVKAADVEIDFVDRFTGSLIISGDISSVKEAFQEVTKVLANVLEFNINSISVS; encoded by the coding sequence ATGGATATAGAAAGAGTTATCCAAGAATACGTTCCTGGAAAGCAGATTACTTTAGCTCATATTATTGCGAATCCAGATGATGAGGTCTATGTAAAAATTGGTGTGACTCAATCTAATAAAAAAGCAATCGGCATTATGACGATTACACCAAGTGAAACAGCAATTATAGCGGTGGATCTGGCAGTTAAAGCAGCTGATGTAGAAATAGACTTTGTTGATCGATTTACTGGATCGTTAATTATTAGTGGGGACATCTCATCAGTAAAAGAAGCGTTTCAAGAAGTAACTAAAGTGCTTGCAAATGTGTTAGAGTTTAACATAAATTCAATAAGTGTGAGTTAA
- a CDS encoding iron-containing alcohol dehydrogenase gives MISVNFGTKIYIGDDSLDRLSHFDHEKILIITDNFISTSDLMVKVKSHINDSNDIELFNDVIPDPTIENIIAGIQVAKEFSPTQLIALGGGSPIDAAKGILYFGKETGGISDIPLIVIPTTSGTGSEVTNFSIITDAEKGIKYPLISDEILPSEAILDSSLLKGLPNTLTADTGIDVLTHAIEAYVSVKANDISDALAEKAIAYVFKYLSRAFVDGADMEAREKMHIASCMAGLAFNQASLGLNHGIAHAAGAKFHIAHGRLNGILLPEVIKYNSGLTMKLNKDVAERYRQIAELLGLTATSATIGTRSLVNEITKLLKSLDIPLSFKAFGLEKDVFEANKEAIANDSLKDKSTDTNPIVPTVNDVLGILERSY, from the coding sequence ATGATTTCGGTAAATTTTGGTACGAAGATTTATATAGGCGATGATAGTCTAGATAGATTGAGCCATTTTGATCATGAAAAAATTTTAATTATTACGGATAACTTTATTTCTACTTCTGACTTGATGGTAAAGGTTAAGAGTCATATCAATGACTCAAATGATATTGAACTATTCAATGATGTGATACCCGATCCAACGATTGAGAATATTATTGCGGGGATTCAAGTCGCAAAAGAATTCTCACCAACGCAGTTAATTGCATTAGGTGGCGGTTCACCGATTGATGCAGCAAAAGGGATTCTCTACTTCGGTAAGGAGACTGGAGGAATATCGGATATACCACTGATTGTTATACCGACAACGAGTGGGACAGGGTCGGAAGTGACGAACTTTTCAATTATAACGGATGCTGAAAAAGGTATTAAGTACCCATTGATCTCAGATGAGATCTTGCCAAGTGAGGCTATTTTAGATTCGAGTTTATTGAAAGGGCTTCCGAATACATTGACAGCGGATACAGGTATTGATGTACTCACGCATGCGATTGAAGCGTATGTATCAGTGAAGGCCAATGATATATCTGATGCCTTAGCTGAAAAAGCCATTGCTTATGTATTCAAATACCTATCTAGGGCTTTTGTAGATGGAGCGGATATGGAAGCTCGCGAGAAGATGCATATCGCATCGTGTATGGCAGGACTCGCATTCAATCAAGCTTCATTGGGGTTAAACCATGGTATTGCTCATGCTGCGGGTGCGAAATTCCATATTGCTCATGGTCGCTTAAACGGGATCTTATTACCGGAAGTGATTAAATATAATAGTGGCTTAACAATGAAACTCAATAAAGATGTAGCAGAAAGATATCGTCAAATAGCAGAGTTACTAGGTCTGACTGCAACGAGTGCAACCATTGGAACGAGAAGTTTAGTCAACGAGATTACGAAGTTACTTAAAAGCTTAGATATTCCGTTAAGTTTTAAAGCGTTCGGGCTTGAGAAAGATGTATTTGAAGCTAACAAAGAGGCAATCGCAAATGACTCATTAAAAGATAAATCAACTGATACGAACCCGATTGTTCCAACAGTTAATGATGTCCTGGGTATCTTAGAACGTAGTTACTAA
- a CDS encoding cob(I)yrinic acid a,c-diamide adenosyltransferase yields the protein MQIYTRTGDKGYTRLIGGSQIAKDSKRVVAYGTVDELNSVVGIAASMSGKFNDLQKELNTIQQYLFDCGNDLANPAIDATYRMTKENTLWLEERIDFYSDKAPTVESFILPGGTTLASYLHFARTVARRAEREIVSFQWSNDTNPEAVRFVNRLSDYFFAVARFVNAEENVKDILYERSGKVFHTEISKEDLKKM from the coding sequence ATGCAAATTTATACGAGAACAGGTGATAAAGGGTATACACGCCTCATTGGTGGATCGCAAATTGCGAAAGATTCAAAGCGTGTAGTTGCTTACGGTACAGTGGATGAATTGAATAGTGTTGTTGGTATTGCAGCAAGTATGTCTGGTAAGTTCAATGACTTACAAAAGGAATTAAATACCATTCAACAATATTTATTTGATTGTGGGAATGACTTAGCCAACCCAGCGATTGATGCGACGTATCGAATGACGAAAGAGAATACGTTGTGGTTGGAAGAACGAATTGATTTCTATTCTGACAAAGCACCCACTGTTGAATCTTTTATTCTACCAGGAGGGACGACCTTAGCAAGTTATCTTCATTTTGCTCGCACGGTCGCTCGAAGAGCAGAGCGAGAAATTGTTAGTTTCCAGTGGTCGAATGACACGAATCCAGAAGCAGTGAGATTTGTGAATCGATTATCGGATTATTTCTTTGCTGTAGCGCGCTTTGTGAACGCAGAAGAAAATGTTAAAGATATCCTTTATGAGCGCAGTGGAAAAGTTTTCCATACGGAAATAAGCAAAGAAGATTTAAAAAAGATGTAA
- the eutP gene encoding EutP/PduV family microcompartment system protein produces the protein MSNVKKRRMMFIGPVGAGKTTLKQALYNDDFTYDKTQAVEFHEQIIDTPGEFIQHRHFYSTIQNLSAEVDIIAFISSGIDTSQVFSPGFAHIFVKPCIGIITKTDIASQDQLKLVRDNLKLAGIEKIFEVSSVEQRGTNEILAFIEMED, from the coding sequence ATGTCAAATGTTAAAAAAAGAAGAATGATGTTTATCGGGCCTGTTGGGGCTGGAAAGACAACATTGAAACAAGCATTGTATAATGATGATTTTACTTATGATAAGACTCAAGCGGTCGAATTTCATGAGCAAATAATTGACACACCGGGTGAGTTTATCCAACATCGACATTTTTATAGTACGATTCAAAACTTATCTGCAGAAGTGGATATCATTGCATTTATTTCAAGTGGTATCGACACTAGCCAAGTTTTTTCTCCGGGATTTGCGCATATTTTTGTCAAACCTTGTATTGGAATTATTACAAAAACAGATATAGCATCTCAAGACCAACTTAAGCTCGTACGGGATAATCTAAAACTTGCAGGTATTGAGAAGATATTCGAAGTATCTTCAGTTGAGCAAAGAGGGACTAACGAGATATTAGCATTCATAGAGATGGAGGATTAG
- a CDS encoding BMC domain-containing protein, protein MSHVIANPDKRVLDKLGFTDKPFSAMGIMTITPGEAAIIAVDIAKKAGDVEIGFVDRFSGSVVILGDISNVRNACEAANHYLSSQLGFTVSKITTT, encoded by the coding sequence ATGTCACACGTTATCGCTAATCCAGATAAGCGGGTATTGGATAAATTAGGTTTTACGGATAAACCATTCAGTGCCATGGGTATTATGACTATAACACCTGGCGAAGCTGCAATTATTGCTGTTGATATCGCTAAAAAAGCTGGAGATGTAGAAATTGGTTTTGTTGACCGGTTTAGCGGATCTGTCGTTATTTTGGGAGATATTTCGAATGTTCGCAATGCTTGTGAAGCGGCTAATCATTACTTGAGTAGTCAGCTTGGCTTTACCGTGTCAAAAATTACGACGACTTAG